In Streptomyces chartreusis, the following proteins share a genomic window:
- a CDS encoding serine/threonine-protein kinase has protein sequence MSEEHGSERVIAGRYRLLSPLGEGGMGTVWRARDEVLHREVAVKEVRAPAGLATSEVERMYARLEREAWAAARVANRNVVTVYDVAAQDGRPWIVMELVRGISLAELLDAEGPLSPQRAAHIGAEVLSALRAAHDAGVLHRDVKPANVLMSNDGRVVLTDFGIAMVEGSSALTMTGEVIGSPEFLAPERALGRTPGPESDLWSLGVLLYAAVEGNSPFRQNTPLSTLRAIVDDELPPPHRAGPLAPVIEGLLRKDPAERLSAGQAEQDLRIVGAGGTPSAGTVRATPYAPTVAAFPAPSRTAPTAPVPAPGPTRPVTPGPATGPVRPDRNRRAALTLIAGIAVLALAVAGLTYALLNHGGGGGNAGDDGTTSRAGGGTSQKETEDEGGSGEKDSPSPSPSESRTSAPAPQTVQVALTGSNLEYSGACPPPSGEAPAFTASFTVGRLPAEVTYRWVSEDGKVMDQGWKTLSFPEGGGRTKQDRAFVTTYDDDGTFENQISVEVRDPVKTKSNSVPFSVTCETETPTGGVSQTPSGSPES, from the coding sequence GTGTCCGAAGAACACGGCAGTGAACGGGTGATCGCGGGCCGCTACCGCCTCCTGTCCCCGCTCGGCGAGGGCGGCATGGGCACCGTGTGGCGGGCCCGCGACGAGGTGTTGCACCGCGAGGTGGCCGTCAAGGAGGTGCGGGCGCCGGCCGGCCTTGCGACGTCGGAGGTCGAGCGGATGTACGCCCGGCTGGAGCGCGAGGCGTGGGCGGCGGCGCGGGTCGCCAACCGCAATGTCGTCACGGTGTACGACGTGGCCGCGCAGGACGGCCGGCCCTGGATCGTGATGGAGCTGGTCCGCGGCATCTCGCTGGCCGAGCTGCTGGACGCCGAGGGCCCGTTGAGCCCGCAGCGTGCCGCGCACATCGGTGCCGAGGTGCTGTCCGCGCTGCGGGCCGCGCACGACGCCGGGGTGCTGCACCGGGACGTGAAACCGGCCAACGTGCTGATGTCGAACGACGGCCGGGTCGTGCTGACCGACTTCGGCATCGCGATGGTCGAGGGCAGCTCGGCACTGACGATGACCGGCGAGGTCATCGGCTCCCCCGAGTTCCTCGCCCCGGAGCGCGCGCTGGGCCGCACACCGGGCCCGGAGTCGGACCTGTGGTCCCTGGGGGTGCTGCTGTACGCGGCGGTGGAGGGCAACTCCCCGTTCCGCCAGAACACCCCGCTGAGCACCCTGCGCGCGATCGTCGACGACGAGCTGCCCCCGCCGCACCGGGCCGGCCCGCTGGCCCCCGTCATCGAGGGGCTGCTGCGCAAGGACCCGGCCGAGCGGCTGTCGGCCGGGCAGGCGGAGCAGGATCTGCGGATCGTCGGCGCGGGAGGCACGCCCAGCGCGGGCACCGTACGGGCGACCCCGTACGCCCCGACCGTCGCGGCGTTCCCGGCGCCGTCGCGGACCGCCCCGACGGCTCCGGTCCCCGCGCCCGGGCCGACCCGGCCCGTGACTCCCGGCCCGGCGACGGGCCCCGTCCGGCCCGACCGCAACCGGCGTGCCGCGCTCACCCTGATCGCGGGGATCGCCGTCCTCGCGCTGGCAGTGGCGGGGCTGACGTACGCCCTCCTCAACCATGGGGGCGGCGGCGGGAACGCGGGTGACGACGGCACGACGAGCCGGGCGGGCGGCGGGACCTCGCAGAAGGAGACCGAGGACGAGGGCGGCTCGGGCGAGAAGGACAGTCCGTCGCCGAGTCCGAGCGAGAGCCGTACCAGCGCGCCGGCGCCGCAGACGGTGCAGGTGGCGCTGACGGGCTCGAACCTGGAGTACTCGGGGGCGTGTCCGCCGCCGAGCGGTGAGGCGCCCGCCTTCACGGCTTCGTTCACGGTGGGGCGGCTGCCGGCCGAGGTCACCTATCGGTGGGTGTCCGAGGACGGCAAGGTGATGGACCAGGGCTGGAAGACCCTGTCGTTCCCGGAGGGCGGCGGTCGGACGAAGCAGGACCGGGCGTTCGTGACGACGTACGACGACGACGGGACCTTCGAGAATCAGATCAGCGTCGAGGTCCGCGACCCGGTGAAGACGAAGTCCAACTCGGTGCCGTTCTCGGTGACATGTGAGACGGAGACCCCGACGGGCGGGGTCTCGCAGACGCCGAGCGGGTCACCGGAGTCGTAG